The following coding sequences lie in one Vigna radiata var. radiata cultivar VC1973A unplaced genomic scaffold, Vradiata_ver6 scaffold_73, whole genome shotgun sequence genomic window:
- the LOC106779908 gene encoding glycinol 4-dimethylallyltransferase-like translates to MLHVLLQINKPYLPLAFGKLSFRNCVFIVASSAILGLGINLMIGSTALIWNFVLCATLWTCYSANLPFLRWKKNPVLASSVMLACWTHILPVTYFLHMQTFVLKRPLDIPDVEGDIKHGVDTFAARLGQKNVFWICVVLYEIAFGVAFLAGASSSSPFWIKFVTVICLLYVYKLGF, encoded by the exons atgttacatgttttattGCAGATAAACAAACCATATCTTCCATTGGCCTTTGGGAAATTATCCTTCAGAAATTGTGTCTTTATTGTTGCGTCATCTGCAATTTTG GGCTTAGGGATTAACTTGATGATAGGTTCTACTGCATTGATTTGGAACTTTGTNTTGTGCGCAACATTATGGACTTGCTATTCTGCCAAT TTGCCTTTCTTACGATGGAAGAAAAATCCGGTGCTGGCATCATCAGTCATGTTAGCTTGTTGGACACATATACTTCCAGTTACATACTTCCTTCATATGCAG ACGTTTGTGTTGAAGAGGCCACTT GATATACCTGACGTAGAAGGAGATATAAAACATGGCGTTGATACTTTCGCAGCACGTTTAGGCCAGAAAAAT GTATTTTGGATTTGTGTTGTCCTTTATGAAATTGCATTTGGAGTTGCTTTCTTGGCAGGAGCATCATCCTCATCTCCCTTCTGGATTAAATTTGTCACGgtaatatgtttattatatgtatataagttAGGATTTTAG
- the LOC106779880 gene encoding polygalacturonase 1 beta-like protein 3: protein MKKREEMSTLFLFNLLLTLTVSINVAYGGGNSQDQNPFTQKAYVSRYWDRHIRNTFPKPSFLLSKASPLTAADTASFTNLAATNTLSTRLQEFCSVAHLLCFLEVLPNLQKHTKDKNFQFYQDAQNFTKYGTSRPSGTDSFKNYATTFFSRPMNNFRRYSRRSAGHLDRFHNYGNDTNDIYENFNTYGTSPAGGTGEFKHYATRANFPELQFTSYSDSSGGRTQSFSSYSEDDNSGWQNFTSYGKNSAGAGNEFSSYGTNANVAASSFANYGSKGTGPNDTFTNYGVLMNVPEETFHSYADGTVGGSESFSNYRVQANVVGDDCFQSYAKSTKEGTQVNFNNYGISANPSSDTFQGYAEGAEGDQKVGFTGYGVNTNSKFKDYAKEGVSFASYNTSSSSSTVGGSLVERWVEPGKLFRESMLKEGTVIAMPDIRDKMPQRSFLPRSILVKLPFSSSKIEELKRVFKVSDNSSMEKMMMESLGECERAPSVGEIKRCVGSVDDMIYFATSVLGHNVGVWTTKNVNGFGKNVMVGRVKGMNGGKVTKSVSCHQSLFPYLLYYCHSVPKVRVYEADLLDPESKAKINHGVAICHMDTTAWSPTHGAFAALGSGPGRIEVCHWIFENDMTWTVAD from the exons ATGAAGAAGAGGGAAGAAATGAGTACACTCTTTCTCTTCAACCTACTTTTAACGCTCACTGTAAGCATAAAT GTTGCTTACGGTGGGGGGAACTCACAAGATCAAAACCCCTTCACGCAAAAGGCTTACGTCTCACGTTATTGGGACAGACACATCCGCAACACCTTCCCAAAGCCATCATTCCTTCTTTCCAAAGCCTCTCCACTCACCGCCGCCGACACTGCCTCCTTCACCAACCTCGCCGCCACCAACACCCTCTCCACTCGCTTGCAGGAGTTTTGCTCCGTTGCGCACCTACTCTGCTTCCTAGAGGTCCTTCCAAACCTCCAGAAGCACACCAAAGacaaaaattttcaattctACCAAGATGCCCAGAACTTCACCAAGTATGGCACGAGTCGACCCAGCGGAACCGACTCCTTCAAAAACTACGCCACCACCTTCTTCAGTCGACCCATGAACAATTTCCGGCGGTACAGCCGCCGCTCAGCTGGCCACCTTGACCGCTTCCACAACTACGGAAACGACACCAACGACATCTACGAAAACTTCAACACCTACGGAACTTCCCCTGCCGGCGGCACCGGCGAGTTCAAACACTACGCAACTCGAGCAAACTTCCCCGAACTGCAATTCACTTCCTACTCCGACAGCAGTGGAGGGAGGACGCAGTCGTTCTCCAGCTACAGTGAGGACGACAACTCTGGTTGGCAGAATTTCACCAGCTACGGCAAGAACTCCGCCGGCGCCGGAAACGAGTTTTCCAGCTATGGGACAAACGCCAATGTTGCCGCGTCTAGTTTCGCGAACTACGGGTCGAAAGGCACCGGTCCCAATGACACGTTCACGAACTATGGCGTGCTGATGAACGTTCCTGAAGAGACTTTTCATAGCTATGCAGACGGAACTGTTGGTGGGTCGGAGAGTTTTTCAAACTATAGGGTACAGGCTAACGTgg TGGGTGATGACTGCTTCCAATCCTATGCTAAGAGCACCAAAGAAGGGACCCAAGTTAACTTCAATAACTACGGAATTTCTGCCAACCCAAGTTCCGACACTTTCCAAGGCTACGCTGAAGGAGCCGAAGGGGATCAAAAAGTTGGATTCACCGGCTACGGCGTTAACACCAACTCAAAGTTTAAGGATTACGCCAAAGAAGGTGTTTCCTTCGCTTCTTACAacacctcttcatcttcttcaactgTCGGTGGCAGTTTGGTTGAAAGGTGGGTGGAACCGGGTAAATTGTTTCGAGAGAGCATGCTGAAGGAAGGAACCGTGATAGCCATGCCAGACATAAGAGATAAAATGCCCCAAAGGTCCTTTCTGCCCCGCTCTATTCTGGTGAAATTGCCCTTCTCTTCTTCAAAGATTGAGGAGCTGAAGAGAGTGTTCAAGGTGTCTGATAACTCCTCCatggagaagatgatgatggAGTCTTTGGGTGAGTGTGAGAGAGCACCCAGCGTCGGAGAGATCAAACGTTGTGTGGGGTCTGTCgatgatatgatttattttgcaACCTCTGTTTTGGGACATAATGTGGGGGTTTGGACCACTAAGAACGTAAATGGGTTCGGTAAGAATGTAATGGTGGGTCGGGTCAAAGGGATGAATGGTGGCAAGGTAACCAAATCCGTTTCCTGCCATCAAAGCTTGTTCCCTTATCTGCTTTACTACTGCCACTCTGTTCCTAAGGTTCGGGTCTACGAAGCGGATCTCTTGGATCCGGAATCCAAGGCGAAGATTAACCACGGTGTTGCTATATGTCACATGGACACCACTGCATGGAGCCCCACCCACGGTGCATTCGCGGCTCTTGGATCGGGTCCTGGTCGGATTGAAGTATGCCATTGGATCTTCGAGAATGACATGACCTGGACCGTTGCTGACTGA